From one Humulus lupulus chromosome 8, drHumLupu1.1, whole genome shotgun sequence genomic stretch:
- the LOC133796014 gene encoding uncharacterized protein LOC133796014 yields MLVKCKTSGKHSDDLAEAFTIIRRYGMKLNPKKCTFSVASEKFLGFIVSFGGIEANPDKIKALVEIPSPRKHKDVQSLTGRIAALSRFVSKATDKCIPFFNVLRGSQCFEWSVECEEAFQKLKEQLAQAPILAKPMDGEPLYLYLAVTEHAISAALVREDGKTQLSVYYVSKRLLGAESRYLKPESSGRLLTWDMEFIQFDIAYIPRVSIKEQALAEFIVECSRITEGDDPPAPATPVWKVFVDKASNENGAGAGIILVSLQGHQLQDALRFHFKALNNEAEHEAMLAGLRLAREVGAANLEIYSNSQLVIRQVLREYQTKGEKMAAYVTQMREMLQTFKRHSIHQIPREKNVFADTLEKLATDAEMDLSGMVSINHLPIPSIRTSTINTIDHSTSWMGPIIHYLTTGGLPADRAVARKLQYQVHRYVMIDEKLYRRGLYMPYLRLLEPEQHD; encoded by the exons atgctggtcaaatgcAAAACCTCCGGCAAACATTCTGACGACTTGGCCGAGGCCTTCACGATCATTCGaaggtatgggatgaagctgaatcccaaaaaatgcacttTCAGCGTGGCATCTgagaagttcctgggtttcatagtgaGTTTTGGGGGGATAGAAGCCAATCCGGACAAGATTAAGGCATTGGTTGAAATTCcctctccccgaaagcataaagACGTGCAAAGTCTGACCGGGCGGATAGCCGCTTTAAGTCGTTTCGTCtcgaaggccacggacaagtgcatccccttcttcaatgttcttcgggGAAGCCAGTGTTTTGAATGGTCAGTCGAGTGCGAAGAAGCTTTTCAAAAGCTGAAGGAGCAACTAGCCCAAGCACCAATATTGGCAAAACCGATGGACGGGGAACCGCTATACCTCTATTTGGCTGTGACCGAACACGCGATTAGCGCCGCACTAGTGCGGGAGGACGGTAAAACCCAACTCtcggtgtactacgtgagcaagaggttattgggggCAGAGTCACGGTATCTG AAACCCGAATCATCAGGAAGACTCTTGACGTGGGATATGGAATTTATTCAATTTGATATAGCTTACATACCTAGAGTCTCAATCAAGGAACAAGCCCTAGCCGAATTCATTGTGGAGTGCTCCAGGATCACCGAAGGGGACGATCCCCCAGCCCCCGCGACACCTGTATGGAAGGTGTTCGTGGACAaagcctcgaatgaaaatggagcaggggccggaatcatcctagTGTCGCTACAAGGACACCAGTTACAAGATGCCTTGCGTTTCCATTTCAAGGCGTTGAACAATgaggctgagcacgaggccatgctggccGGATTGCGTCTGGCCCGAGAAGTAGGGGCCGCAAACCTGGAGATCTATAGCAATTCCCAACTAGTTATCAGACAAGTCTTGAGAGAATACCAAACCAAAGGGGAAAAGATGGCTGCTTACGTGACCCAGATGAGAGAAATGCTGCAAACGTTCAAGAGGCACTCCATCCACCAGATCCCCAGGGAGAAAaacgtgtttgcagacacattggaaAAATTGGCAACCGATGCCGAGATGGATCTGTCTGGGATGGTCtcgatcaaccatctccccatccctAGCATTCGAACCTCCACAATTAACACCATCGACCactccacgtcctggatgggacccatTATCCACTACTTGACAACCGGAGGGTTGCCAGCAGACAGGGCCgtagccaggaagcttcagtaccaggtccacagATACGTCATGATAGACGAAAAGCTCTATCGTAGAGGGTTATACATGCCATACCTCAG gtTGTTGGAACCTGAGCAACATGATTAA